A DNA window from Siniperca chuatsi isolate FFG_IHB_CAS linkage group LG6, ASM2008510v1, whole genome shotgun sequence contains the following coding sequences:
- the LOC122877968 gene encoding fizzy-related protein homolog isoform X2, with protein sequence MSPASQPVAVGSGFQFRMDPEYEHRLLRQINIQNDNLSPVKLTQSLHGLTPTGSPLSSPSKHGDRFIPTRAGANWNINFHRINENEKSPNQNRKTKDASSDNIKDGLAYSALLKNELLGAGIEKIQDPQTEDRRLQPSTPEKRSLFTYSLNTKRSSPDDGTNLSPYSLSPVSNKSQKLLRSPRKPTRKISKIPFKVLDAPELQDDFYLNLVDWSSLNVLSVGLGTCVYLWSACTSQVTRLCDLSVEGDSVTSVGWSERGNLVAVGTHKGYVQIWDAGAGKKLFALEGHTARVGALAWNADQLSSGSRDRMILQRDVRTPPLQSERRLQGHRQEVCGLKWSTDHQLLASGGNDNKLLVWNHSSLSPVQTYMDHLAAVKAIAWSPHQHGLLASGGGTADRCIRFWNTLTSQPLQCMDTGSQVCNLAWSKHANELVSTHGYSQNQILVWKYPALTQVAKLTGHSYRVLYLAMSPDGEAIVTGAGDETLRFWNVFSKTRSTKESVSVLNLFTRIR encoded by the exons GTCTCCAGCCTCCCAGCCTGTGGCTGTGGGATCAGGATTTCAGTTTAGGATGGATCCAGAATATGAACATCGCCTCCTCCGACAAATCAACATTCAGAATGACAATTTGAGCCCTGTT AAACTGACACAGAGTCTGCATGGTCTGACACCCACTGGCTCTCCGCTATCCTCACCCAGTAAACATGGAGACAGATTCATTCCAACCAGAGCGGGGGCAAACTGGAATATCAACTTCCACAGGATCaat GAAAATGAGAAGTCACCAAATcagaacagaaagacaaaggaTGCCTCTTCTGATAATATCAAag ATGGGCTGGCCTACTCTGCTTTGCTGAAGAATGAGCTGCTGGGAGCAGGAATAGAAAAGATCCAGGACCCCCAGACAGAGGACAGGCGCCTACAGCCATCAACCCCAGAGAAGAGAAGTCTCTTCACT TACTCACTCAATACCAAGAGGTCGTCACCAGACGACGGCACCAACCTCTCCCCCTACTCTCTATCACCTGTCAGCAACAAAAG TCAGAAATTGCTGCGTTCACCAAGAAAGCCAACTCGCAAGATCTCAAAGATCCCTTTTAAAGTCCTGGATGCTCCAGAGCTGCAGGATGACTTTTACCTCAACTTGGTGGACTGGTCGTCCCTCAACGTGCTCAGTGTCGGGCTGGGTACATGTGTTTATCTGTGGAGTGCCTGTACCAGCCAG GTAACAAGGTTGTGTGATTTATCAGTGGAGGGAGACTCAGTCACGTCAGTTGGGTGGTCCGAAAGG GGTAACCTGGTTGCAGTGGGGACTCACAAAGGCTACGTACAGATCTGGGATGCTGGTGCTGGGAAGAAACTCTTTGCCCTGGAAGGACACACAGCTAGAGTTG GAGCGTTAGCATGGAATGCAGACCAGTTGTCTTCGGGAAGCCGCGATCGTATGATTCTTCAAAGAGATGTGCGGACGCCTCCTCTCCAGTCAGAGAGACGGCTGCAgggacacagacaggaagtgtgtggcTTAAAGTGGAGCACTGACCATCAGCTGCTCGCATCTGGTGGCAACGACAACAAG CTGCTGGTGTGGAACCACTCCTCACTGAGCCCAGTGCAAACATACATGGATCACCTGGCTGCAGTGAAAGCCATTGCCTGGTCCCCCCACCAGCACGGCCTTCTGGCCTCTGGGGGCGGCACTGCGGACCGCTGTATCCGATTTTGGAACACCCTGACCTCACAGCCGCTGCAGTGTATGGACACCGGCTCTCAGGTCTGCAACTTGGCCTGGTCCAAACATGCTAATGAGCTG GTGAGCACTCACGGCTACTCTCAGAACCAGATCTTGGTGTGGAAATATCCAGCTCTCACTCAGGTTGCCAAACTCACAGGACACTCCTACAGAGTGCTCTACctg gCCATGTCCCCGGATGGTGAGGCGATAGTGACAGGAGCTGGAGATGAGACCCTACGCTTCTGGAACGTATTCAGTAAAACAAGGTCAACAAAG GAATCTGTATCAGTTTTAAATCTCTTCACCAGGATACGGTAA
- the LOC122877968 gene encoding fizzy-related protein homolog isoform X1 gives MSPASQPVAVGSGFQFRMDPEYEHRLLRQINIQNDNLSPVKLTQSLHGLTPTGSPLSSPSKHGDRFIPTRAGANWNINFHRINENEKSPNQNRKTKDASSDNIKADGLAYSALLKNELLGAGIEKIQDPQTEDRRLQPSTPEKRSLFTYSLNTKRSSPDDGTNLSPYSLSPVSNKSQKLLRSPRKPTRKISKIPFKVLDAPELQDDFYLNLVDWSSLNVLSVGLGTCVYLWSACTSQVTRLCDLSVEGDSVTSVGWSERGNLVAVGTHKGYVQIWDAGAGKKLFALEGHTARVGALAWNADQLSSGSRDRMILQRDVRTPPLQSERRLQGHRQEVCGLKWSTDHQLLASGGNDNKLLVWNHSSLSPVQTYMDHLAAVKAIAWSPHQHGLLASGGGTADRCIRFWNTLTSQPLQCMDTGSQVCNLAWSKHANELVSTHGYSQNQILVWKYPALTQVAKLTGHSYRVLYLAMSPDGEAIVTGAGDETLRFWNVFSKTRSTKESVSVLNLFTRIR, from the exons GTCTCCAGCCTCCCAGCCTGTGGCTGTGGGATCAGGATTTCAGTTTAGGATGGATCCAGAATATGAACATCGCCTCCTCCGACAAATCAACATTCAGAATGACAATTTGAGCCCTGTT AAACTGACACAGAGTCTGCATGGTCTGACACCCACTGGCTCTCCGCTATCCTCACCCAGTAAACATGGAGACAGATTCATTCCAACCAGAGCGGGGGCAAACTGGAATATCAACTTCCACAGGATCaat GAAAATGAGAAGTCACCAAATcagaacagaaagacaaaggaTGCCTCTTCTGATAATATCAAag CAGATGGGCTGGCCTACTCTGCTTTGCTGAAGAATGAGCTGCTGGGAGCAGGAATAGAAAAGATCCAGGACCCCCAGACAGAGGACAGGCGCCTACAGCCATCAACCCCAGAGAAGAGAAGTCTCTTCACT TACTCACTCAATACCAAGAGGTCGTCACCAGACGACGGCACCAACCTCTCCCCCTACTCTCTATCACCTGTCAGCAACAAAAG TCAGAAATTGCTGCGTTCACCAAGAAAGCCAACTCGCAAGATCTCAAAGATCCCTTTTAAAGTCCTGGATGCTCCAGAGCTGCAGGATGACTTTTACCTCAACTTGGTGGACTGGTCGTCCCTCAACGTGCTCAGTGTCGGGCTGGGTACATGTGTTTATCTGTGGAGTGCCTGTACCAGCCAG GTAACAAGGTTGTGTGATTTATCAGTGGAGGGAGACTCAGTCACGTCAGTTGGGTGGTCCGAAAGG GGTAACCTGGTTGCAGTGGGGACTCACAAAGGCTACGTACAGATCTGGGATGCTGGTGCTGGGAAGAAACTCTTTGCCCTGGAAGGACACACAGCTAGAGTTG GAGCGTTAGCATGGAATGCAGACCAGTTGTCTTCGGGAAGCCGCGATCGTATGATTCTTCAAAGAGATGTGCGGACGCCTCCTCTCCAGTCAGAGAGACGGCTGCAgggacacagacaggaagtgtgtggcTTAAAGTGGAGCACTGACCATCAGCTGCTCGCATCTGGTGGCAACGACAACAAG CTGCTGGTGTGGAACCACTCCTCACTGAGCCCAGTGCAAACATACATGGATCACCTGGCTGCAGTGAAAGCCATTGCCTGGTCCCCCCACCAGCACGGCCTTCTGGCCTCTGGGGGCGGCACTGCGGACCGCTGTATCCGATTTTGGAACACCCTGACCTCACAGCCGCTGCAGTGTATGGACACCGGCTCTCAGGTCTGCAACTTGGCCTGGTCCAAACATGCTAATGAGCTG GTGAGCACTCACGGCTACTCTCAGAACCAGATCTTGGTGTGGAAATATCCAGCTCTCACTCAGGTTGCCAAACTCACAGGACACTCCTACAGAGTGCTCTACctg gCCATGTCCCCGGATGGTGAGGCGATAGTGACAGGAGCTGGAGATGAGACCCTACGCTTCTGGAACGTATTCAGTAAAACAAGGTCAACAAAG GAATCTGTATCAGTTTTAAATCTCTTCACCAGGATACGGTAA
- the LOC122877968 gene encoding fizzy-related protein homolog isoform X3: MDPEYEHRLLRQINIQNDNLSPVKLTQSLHGLTPTGSPLSSPSKHGDRFIPTRAGANWNINFHRINENEKSPNQNRKTKDASSDNIKADGLAYSALLKNELLGAGIEKIQDPQTEDRRLQPSTPEKRSLFTYSLNTKRSSPDDGTNLSPYSLSPVSNKSQKLLRSPRKPTRKISKIPFKVLDAPELQDDFYLNLVDWSSLNVLSVGLGTCVYLWSACTSQVTRLCDLSVEGDSVTSVGWSERGNLVAVGTHKGYVQIWDAGAGKKLFALEGHTARVGALAWNADQLSSGSRDRMILQRDVRTPPLQSERRLQGHRQEVCGLKWSTDHQLLASGGNDNKLLVWNHSSLSPVQTYMDHLAAVKAIAWSPHQHGLLASGGGTADRCIRFWNTLTSQPLQCMDTGSQVCNLAWSKHANELVSTHGYSQNQILVWKYPALTQVAKLTGHSYRVLYLAMSPDGEAIVTGAGDETLRFWNVFSKTRSTKESVSVLNLFTRIR, from the exons ATGGATCCAGAATATGAACATCGCCTCCTCCGACAAATCAACATTCAGAATGACAATTTGAGCCCTGTT AAACTGACACAGAGTCTGCATGGTCTGACACCCACTGGCTCTCCGCTATCCTCACCCAGTAAACATGGAGACAGATTCATTCCAACCAGAGCGGGGGCAAACTGGAATATCAACTTCCACAGGATCaat GAAAATGAGAAGTCACCAAATcagaacagaaagacaaaggaTGCCTCTTCTGATAATATCAAag CAGATGGGCTGGCCTACTCTGCTTTGCTGAAGAATGAGCTGCTGGGAGCAGGAATAGAAAAGATCCAGGACCCCCAGACAGAGGACAGGCGCCTACAGCCATCAACCCCAGAGAAGAGAAGTCTCTTCACT TACTCACTCAATACCAAGAGGTCGTCACCAGACGACGGCACCAACCTCTCCCCCTACTCTCTATCACCTGTCAGCAACAAAAG TCAGAAATTGCTGCGTTCACCAAGAAAGCCAACTCGCAAGATCTCAAAGATCCCTTTTAAAGTCCTGGATGCTCCAGAGCTGCAGGATGACTTTTACCTCAACTTGGTGGACTGGTCGTCCCTCAACGTGCTCAGTGTCGGGCTGGGTACATGTGTTTATCTGTGGAGTGCCTGTACCAGCCAG GTAACAAGGTTGTGTGATTTATCAGTGGAGGGAGACTCAGTCACGTCAGTTGGGTGGTCCGAAAGG GGTAACCTGGTTGCAGTGGGGACTCACAAAGGCTACGTACAGATCTGGGATGCTGGTGCTGGGAAGAAACTCTTTGCCCTGGAAGGACACACAGCTAGAGTTG GAGCGTTAGCATGGAATGCAGACCAGTTGTCTTCGGGAAGCCGCGATCGTATGATTCTTCAAAGAGATGTGCGGACGCCTCCTCTCCAGTCAGAGAGACGGCTGCAgggacacagacaggaagtgtgtggcTTAAAGTGGAGCACTGACCATCAGCTGCTCGCATCTGGTGGCAACGACAACAAG CTGCTGGTGTGGAACCACTCCTCACTGAGCCCAGTGCAAACATACATGGATCACCTGGCTGCAGTGAAAGCCATTGCCTGGTCCCCCCACCAGCACGGCCTTCTGGCCTCTGGGGGCGGCACTGCGGACCGCTGTATCCGATTTTGGAACACCCTGACCTCACAGCCGCTGCAGTGTATGGACACCGGCTCTCAGGTCTGCAACTTGGCCTGGTCCAAACATGCTAATGAGCTG GTGAGCACTCACGGCTACTCTCAGAACCAGATCTTGGTGTGGAAATATCCAGCTCTCACTCAGGTTGCCAAACTCACAGGACACTCCTACAGAGTGCTCTACctg gCCATGTCCCCGGATGGTGAGGCGATAGTGACAGGAGCTGGAGATGAGACCCTACGCTTCTGGAACGTATTCAGTAAAACAAGGTCAACAAAG GAATCTGTATCAGTTTTAAATCTCTTCACCAGGATACGGTAA